The proteins below come from a single Natranaerofaba carboxydovora genomic window:
- a CDS encoding ATP-binding protein gives MSKIDLLNPSRFMRENYINQIRETIEAYSDSMIVLGEALQNAVDAVCDNPNIKKGKVDILLDFDDNLVKVRDNGLGFPNELSLLFLGGTDKTTKNRKGKIGVGIKVTLFSSEFFCIRSNLGDDNWKIEINNANNFEDMSELNIPEELPKDLEPLEEKGTELAYKLEKKTFDNFINELYTSCLEDSKFDKAVSEYNTSYPSIFAALLAAYLQRFTYIGDVLNTLNMQDNYPEEGIDINLTISCRDSKNRLPARLSEWFGDKEEQTFKIEPKYFTVEDSLNWVPKGKKAPSIFDDKLGRGGKGVQRTDGFNHLKLDKIEDYRELLRNSRGKLPEQLKEYEEKLFPSINGIMITIGRIPEFEIYLPGSSRRVISCNGVVTNHDLDITSGSNQHYVRCLDLVIDVKANLNYGKTQLTNMHLVKLIRDYINDAYTRVLQKAAGIWVGKFPAMIDDEDDEVTYVGRKNLEDIVGDLSIDLISQKEPHDENDVIGLFFELAGKCLFPGYKIFGLSQIDTFDGRAAIIREADEDNEEKYFNPTDDAKLRKIEFKKEATEVIRDFDREQKDAKELDLLIAWEEGNYSGSENYSIYDIDQSNAYRVSPKKVFPNVTKFIYDAREGSEVQVVLLKDLLNVYTVE, from the coding sequence TTGTCAAAAATTGACTTGCTCAACCCTTCTAGATTTATGAGAGAAAATTATATAAATCAAATACGAGAAACAATAGAAGCTTACTCAGATTCAATGATAGTTTTGGGAGAAGCTTTACAAAATGCAGTCGATGCTGTTTGTGATAATCCTAATATTAAGAAGGGGAAAGTAGATATACTATTAGATTTTGATGATAATTTAGTTAAGGTTAGAGATAATGGGCTTGGATTTCCCAATGAGCTTTCTTTGTTATTTTTAGGCGGAACAGACAAAACTACAAAAAACAGAAAAGGTAAAATAGGAGTAGGGATTAAAGTGACTCTATTTTCTAGTGAATTTTTTTGTATTAGAAGTAATCTAGGTGATGATAATTGGAAAATTGAAATAAATAATGCAAACAACTTTGAGGATATGAGCGAATTAAACATTCCTGAGGAATTGCCTAAAGATTTAGAACCATTAGAAGAAAAAGGAACAGAGCTGGCTTATAAGCTAGAGAAAAAAACTTTTGATAATTTTATTAACGAATTATATACGTCTTGCTTAGAAGATAGCAAATTTGATAAAGCTGTAAGTGAGTATAACACTAGTTATCCTTCCATTTTTGCTGCGTTATTAGCTGCTTATTTACAGAGATTTACTTATATAGGAGATGTTCTAAACACTTTGAATATGCAAGATAACTATCCGGAAGAAGGAATTGACATTAACTTAACAATAAGCTGTAGGGATTCAAAGAATCGGTTGCCAGCGCGTTTATCTGAATGGTTTGGAGATAAAGAAGAACAAACTTTTAAAATTGAACCGAAATATTTTACTGTAGAAGATAGCTTAAATTGGGTGCCTAAAGGGAAGAAGGCTCCTAGTATATTTGATGACAAACTAGGGAGAGGAGGCAAAGGTGTACAGCGTACTGATGGTTTTAACCATTTGAAATTAGACAAGATTGAAGATTATAGGGAGCTATTACGTAATAGTAGAGGGAAATTACCTGAACAATTAAAAGAGTATGAAGAAAAATTATTTCCTAGTATAAATGGTATAATGATAACTATAGGCAGAATTCCAGAGTTTGAAATTTACTTACCAGGTTCAAGTCGTCGCGTTATATCTTGTAATGGAGTAGTAACAAATCATGATTTAGATATTACTAGTGGGAGTAACCAACATTATGTAAGATGCCTTGACTTGGTAATAGATGTAAAAGCGAATTTAAATTATGGAAAAACTCAATTAACAAATATGCATTTAGTAAAGCTTATAAGAGATTATATTAATGATGCTTATACTAGAGTGCTTCAAAAAGCAGCAGGAATCTGGGTAGGAAAGTTTCCGGCGATGATTGATGATGAAGATGATGAAGTCACCTACGTTGGGAGAAAGAATTTAGAAGATATAGTTGGTGACTTAAGTATAGATTTGATTTCCCAAAAAGAGCCCCATGATGAAAATGATGTTATTGGATTATTCTTTGAACTAGCAGGGAAATGTCTATTTCCGGGTTATAAGATTTTTGGTCTTTCTCAAATTGATACATTTGATGGAAGGGCGGCTATAATAAGAGAAGCCGATGAAGATAATGAAGAAAAATATTTTAATCCAACTGATGACGCAAAATTGAGAAAAATAGAATTCAAAAAAGAAGCAACAGAAGTCATACGTGATTTTGATAGAGAACAAAAAGATGCAAAAGAACTGGATTTGTTAATCGCTTGGGAAGAAGGTAATTATTCAGGAAGTGAAAATTATAGTATTTATGATATTGACCAAAGTAATGCGTACAGAGTCTCTCCCAAAAAAGTATTTCCAAATGTTACAAAATTCATATATGATGCCAGAGAAGGCTCTGAAGTACAGGTCGTTTTGCTAAAAGATCTTTTAAATGTTTATACTGTGGAATAA
- a CDS encoding MerR family transcriptional regulator: MDNELIRIGDLAKMAGVSTRTIKYYEEIGLISPADRSSGGFRYYTSDDLIKIKVIRNLQEMDYPLSQIKEFFSIRNSSDSGNEAASKVLENLEEQVEEIDQKIQEYKQLKKEIMETKELVENCLGCTNKPTRETCSGCSVLLKKDRIPLPLKAIL, from the coding sequence ATGGATAATGAACTAATAAGAATAGGGGATCTTGCCAAAATGGCTGGTGTTTCCACCAGGACAATAAAGTATTATGAAGAAATAGGGCTTATCTCACCTGCTGATAGAAGCTCAGGTGGATTTAGATATTACACTAGTGATGATTTGATTAAGATAAAGGTTATTAGGAATTTACAGGAGATGGATTATCCTCTATCACAGATAAAAGAGTTTTTTTCTATACGAAATAGCAGTGATTCTGGGAATGAAGCTGCTTCTAAAGTCCTTGAAAACCTAGAAGAACAAGTTGAAGAGATTGATCAAAAAATTCAGGAGTACAAACAGCTAAAAAAAGAGATTATGGAAACTAAAGAGCTTGTAGAGAATTGCCTTGGCTGTACTAATAAGCCAACTAGAGAAACTTGTTCTGGGTGTAGTGTTTTACTTAAAAAGGATAGGATTCCTTTACCTCTTAAAGCAATTTTATAA
- a CDS encoding PAS domain S-box protein, whose translation MFSGHHLDQYGIIIDAFEENICLLNEDGYIEQVNNSWLDFARANNANIDRVKQGVNYIEICNSAAYDDKQYAFKFNEGLLQVIEGRMDNFEMEYPCHSPTKERWFNARVTPYYKVNNKSKNKVIVTHQEITEKKLLEREQTKNLSLLRERIKELNCINELSSLIVQDYSLDEILQKTANLLPMYWQCPEKACSKIEYNGKVFTSEITFESELKLTKRAEVNADINNKTSCEIEILYSEDFEFDGKTSFLEEEKKLLSSVANQLANVITRKENEEELADTKENLYITLSSIGDGVISTDSNGAISFMNPQAERLTGWPLDKAVGKPLKEVFNIVNSKTDEPVNNPVNTVLKTGKRKDLANHTALISSSGDRYQIADSASPIIDKKGKIKGVVLVFADVTEKYEKQELLRKREEKYRALVNQSSEMLFLHDLQGNILEVNNKTVKVTGYTEEELLKMRVFDLHPHGEENTPEIIINRWSEMKAEDKPLTLETKHKHKDGSLCPVEVTTNKVIIGEDYYMLALVRDITERKEREEKLRHMSLHDSLTGLYNRAYMEEEIRRYEKERDLPVSIVMIDINGLRLINENYSYETGDELLIEVGKTLKRVCGEKYVIGRWGSDEFVVLMPGADYNKAEKIISTVEKECKNININTKLPVKIAFGIATKIDSEENLKDILRQTEDDLYKNKLMETESARSDVIWALSGILKEKSDETEEHALRMKNIGLDFGKVLGLSDTEMNKLSLLAAMHDIGKVAISEDILKKPGKLTEEEWQIIKEHPLRGYRIAQSSNSLIHIAEEILSHHERFDGKGYPRGLKEKEIPYLARVIAIIDTYDVITNGRAYKSPESKKEALEEIKRCSGGQFDPDLVEEFIKLMKI comes from the coding sequence ATGTTTTCAGGTCATCATTTAGATCAATATGGTATTATCATCGATGCTTTTGAAGAGAATATTTGCCTGCTAAATGAGGATGGATATATCGAACAGGTTAATAATTCTTGGCTAGATTTTGCAAGGGCAAATAACGCTAACATAGATAGAGTTAAACAGGGTGTTAACTACATTGAGATTTGTAACAGCGCCGCTTATGATGATAAACAATATGCTTTTAAATTTAATGAAGGGCTTTTACAAGTTATAGAAGGTCGCATGGATAATTTTGAGATGGAATATCCATGTCATTCTCCAACTAAAGAACGGTGGTTTAATGCTAGAGTAACCCCTTATTACAAAGTTAATAACAAATCTAAAAATAAAGTGATCGTTACTCACCAAGAGATAACAGAGAAAAAGCTATTAGAAAGAGAACAAACAAAAAACTTATCTTTGTTAAGGGAAAGAATAAAAGAGCTTAACTGTATTAATGAACTTAGCTCATTAATAGTACAAGATTACTCACTCGATGAAATTTTACAAAAAACCGCTAATCTGCTTCCTATGTACTGGCAGTGTCCAGAAAAAGCCTGCTCTAAGATCGAATATAATGGAAAGGTATTTACTTCTGAGATTACTTTTGAAAGTGAACTAAAACTTACTAAAAGAGCTGAAGTTAATGCTGATATCAATAATAAGACAAGTTGTGAGATAGAGATATTGTATTCTGAAGATTTTGAATTTGATGGGAAGACTTCTTTTTTAGAAGAAGAGAAAAAACTACTAAGTTCGGTAGCTAACCAATTAGCAAATGTGATTACGAGGAAAGAAAATGAAGAAGAATTAGCTGATACTAAAGAAAATTTGTATATCACACTTAGCTCTATAGGTGATGGAGTGATATCGACAGACTCTAACGGTGCTATATCCTTTATGAACCCTCAGGCAGAGCGACTCACTGGGTGGCCGCTTGATAAAGCTGTAGGAAAGCCCCTTAAAGAAGTATTTAATATTGTAAATTCAAAGACAGATGAACCTGTCAACAACCCAGTAAATACTGTACTTAAAACAGGAAAAAGAAAAGACCTAGCTAATCACACTGCTTTGATTTCTTCTAGTGGAGATAGATATCAAATAGCTGATAGCGCTTCACCTATAATTGATAAAAAAGGGAAAATAAAAGGAGTAGTTTTAGTTTTTGCAGATGTAACAGAAAAGTACGAAAAACAAGAACTGCTAAGAAAAAGAGAAGAAAAATACCGAGCTTTGGTAAACCAGTCTTCAGAAATGTTATTTTTACATGATTTGCAGGGAAATATTTTAGAAGTAAATAACAAGACGGTTAAAGTAACCGGTTATACAGAAGAGGAACTTTTAAAAATGCGCGTGTTTGATTTACACCCTCATGGTGAAGAAAACACCCCAGAAATTATAATAAATAGGTGGTCAGAAATGAAAGCTGAAGACAAGCCTCTAACCCTTGAAACGAAACATAAGCACAAAGATGGTTCGCTTTGCCCGGTAGAGGTTACTACTAATAAAGTCATCATTGGTGAAGATTATTATATGCTTGCCTTAGTCAGGGATATCACAGAAAGAAAAGAACGTGAAGAGAAGTTAAGACATATGAGTTTGCATGATAGCTTGACCGGTCTCTACAATAGAGCTTATATGGAAGAAGAAATAAGGCGTTATGAGAAAGAAAGAGATCTTCCAGTGAGTATCGTTATGATAGACATAAATGGTCTTAGATTAATAAATGAAAATTATAGTTATGAAACAGGGGATGAGCTGTTGATTGAGGTTGGTAAAACCTTAAAAAGGGTGTGTGGAGAAAAGTATGTTATTGGGCGCTGGGGTAGTGATGAATTTGTAGTTTTGATGCCGGGTGCTGATTATAATAAAGCAGAAAAAATTATATCTACAGTAGAAAAAGAATGTAAGAACATAAATATTAATACTAAACTGCCGGTTAAGATTGCTTTTGGAATAGCTACAAAGATAGATTCTGAAGAAAATTTAAAAGATATATTAAGACAAACAGAAGATGATTTGTATAAAAACAAGCTTATGGAAACAGAAAGTGCAAGAAGCGATGTTATTTGGGCTCTATCAGGAATATTAAAAGAAAAAAGTGATGAAACTGAAGAACATGCCTTGAGGATGAAAAATATTGGTTTGGACTTTGGCAAGGTACTTGGTTTGTCGGATACGGAAATGAATAAATTATCACTATTGGCCGCTATGCATGACATAGGTAAGGTTGCTATCTCAGAAGACATCCTAAAAAAACCTGGAAAATTAACAGAAGAGGAATGGCAAATAATAAAAGAGCATCCACTAAGGGGATATAGAATTGCACAATCATCTAATAGCCTTATACACATAGCTGAGGAAATTTTGTCCCATCATGAACGCTTTGATGGTAAGGGATACCCCAGAGGATTGAAAGAAAAAGAAATACCATACCTTGCACGTGTGATAGCAATTATAGATACTTATGATGTTATAACTAACGGAAGAGCTTACAAATCTCCTGAATCAAAAAAAGAAGCGTTAGAGGAAATAAAACGCTGTTCTGGTGGTCAGTTTGACCCTGATTTGGTCGAGGAATTTATTAAATTAATGAAAATATAG
- a CDS encoding flavodoxin family protein, whose translation MSAKILAVSGSPIKDSNIDKTIKKVLEGSGEEGEFVKLSQHDVKPCRACLGCVDDNKCVLRDDYSKELEEKFREADALIIGAYPTFASVDAGTKTFLERTYSLRHNEILTAGKKAAIVAGGFKGNQPVEDWLKLFCKAQQMDVVGSMHTCGNATCLVCGSGETCKVSNVPAVYGCDKIDESMFRNFENIPELQEEAYNLGVKLAEELKN comes from the coding sequence ATGAGTGCTAAAATTTTGGCTGTCAGTGGGAGTCCGATTAAAGACAGTAACATTGACAAAACTATCAAGAAAGTCTTAGAAGGTTCAGGAGAAGAGGGTGAATTTGTAAAACTAAGCCAGCATGATGTAAAACCCTGCCGGGCCTGTCTTGGTTGTGTGGATGATAATAAATGTGTACTTAGAGATGACTATAGCAAAGAACTAGAAGAGAAATTTAGGGAGGCAGATGCTTTAATAATTGGGGCTTATCCAACATTTGCCTCGGTTGATGCAGGTACCAAAACATTTTTGGAGCGGACATATTCTTTACGACATAATGAAATTTTGACTGCTGGAAAAAAAGCAGCCATTGTAGCAGGCGGGTTTAAAGGTAATCAACCGGTAGAAGATTGGTTAAAGTTATTTTGTAAAGCTCAGCAAATGGATGTGGTAGGGAGTATGCACACCTGTGGTAATGCAACCTGTCTAGTATGTGGTTCTGGTGAAACATGCAAAGTATCTAATGTACCTGCGGTATACGGTTGTGATAAAATTGATGAAAGCATGTTTAGAAACTTTGAGAATATCCCTGAACTTCAAGAAGAGGCATATAATTTGGGTGTTAAGCTGGCAGAAGAACTAAAAAACTGA
- a CDS encoding gamma-glutamylcyclotransferase family protein produces the protein MPKTQILYFAFGSNMKTSRLQARTPSANPVGIAKLKDYKLEISKYSRSDGSGKGNIIESKSDEVWGVLFKLNESELSNLDRAEAGYDRVLKTVIDSEGKEHEALLYQSDKYTDEPAFEWYKKYIVDGAKEHNLPEGYIKYLEKLPSKGDNA, from the coding sequence ATGCCCAAAACCCAAATCCTCTACTTCGCCTTTGGCTCGAACATGAAAACATCTAGATTACAGGCGAGGACCCCATCAGCTAATCCAGTTGGTATTGCTAAATTAAAAGATTATAAACTTGAGATTAGTAAATACAGTAGATCTGACGGTTCTGGAAAAGGAAATATAATTGAATCAAAGAGTGATGAAGTATGGGGTGTTTTATTTAAACTTAATGAGTCAGAACTTAGTAATCTTGACAGAGCTGAAGCAGGTTACGATAGGGTGTTAAAGACTGTTATAGACAGCGAAGGAAAAGAACACGAAGCACTGTTATATCAATCAGATAAGTATACTGATGAACCTGCCTTTGAGTGGTACAAAAAGTATATAGTAGATGGTGCAAAAGAACATAACCTCCCGGAAGGCTATATAAAATATTTAGAGAAACTTCCTTCTAAAGGTGACAATGCTTAA
- a CDS encoding phospholipase D family protein — MVYFQRVGDKLLQEFNVVQQNLVIAAPFIKRGVIEKLLEDVSEDITVTCITRWRPDEIISGVSDMEVWDVITRRNNSLLLLNSFLHAKYYRVDSKCFIGSANLTASALEWSDRSNLELMIDIPVDNKIYEFENLLIDSSIKVNQNIYEQMKNIVDEFDCTNISFRDLGSSKCGNLNITPNKEYDMWSPELREPKYLYDIYIENFEDLTEVEVNAGKNDLKNFVVPKGLDKYGFEKYIASQIMQKPIVGEIDNFLMKPRKFGEMKHFIKDHYRELELNCTFIWQNLMRWLLYFLPNRYGYFVPNYTEVFYLKDNQ, encoded by the coding sequence ATGGTGTACTTTCAAAGAGTTGGAGATAAATTACTACAAGAATTTAACGTTGTGCAGCAAAACTTAGTGATTGCTGCACCTTTTATTAAAAGAGGAGTTATTGAAAAATTATTAGAGGATGTTTCAGAAGATATTACAGTAACTTGCATTACACGCTGGAGACCGGATGAAATAATTAGTGGAGTAAGTGACATGGAAGTTTGGGATGTAATTACAAGAAGAAATAATTCGTTGTTATTATTAAATAGTTTTTTACATGCAAAATATTATAGAGTTGATTCTAAATGTTTTATAGGTTCGGCAAATTTGACGGCTTCTGCATTGGAATGGTCAGACCGTTCTAATCTTGAATTGATGATAGATATACCAGTAGACAATAAAATTTATGAATTTGAAAATTTGTTAATTGATTCGTCAATAAAAGTAAACCAGAATATTTACGAACAAATGAAAAATATAGTGGATGAATTTGATTGTACGAATATAAGCTTTAGAGATTTAGGATCTAGTAAATGTGGGAATCTTAACATTACCCCAAATAAAGAGTATGATATGTGGTCTCCGGAACTTCGTGAGCCTAAATATTTATACGATATCTATATTGAGAATTTTGAAGATTTAACTGAAGTTGAAGTTAATGCAGGGAAAAATGATTTGAAGAATTTTGTTGTCCCCAAAGGCTTGGACAAATATGGTTTTGAAAAGTATATTGCAAGTCAAATAATGCAAAAACCTATTGTTGGAGAAATTGATAATTTTTTAATGAAACCTAGAAAATTTGGGGAGATGAAACATTTTATAAAAGACCACTATCGTGAGTTAGAGTTAAATTGTACTTTTATATGGCAAAACCTCATGAGATGGTTGCTTTATTTCTTACCTAATAGATATGGTTACTTTGTTCCTAATTATACGGAAGTTTTTTATTTAAAAGATAATCAATAA